In the genome of Trichoplusia ni isolate ovarian cell line Hi5 chromosome 27, tn1, whole genome shotgun sequence, one region contains:
- the LOC113505880 gene encoding uncharacterized protein LOC113505880 isoform X3 produces the protein MENEEGNGFCGTICPMCSSVVKSFFVNYNEKTVICENLDCAYPFMMDMIYVKEDNELATSEEVASYRSRPSGWSQGTVSIMSAAEWSDIDKLNQTFEADENFLSQHNPKKLSHADNAALENRVKIKENEEQIRENVEKIKQLNKRLFGGNNDHDCIRNEKWIKNFYRIQETKGVQLLKQQELAKLKLDEEEASREVQIHIDPGTSIHIEIKDKNDNNEPMEVDGNNTSEVST, from the exons ATGGAGAACGAGGAAGGTAATGGTTTTTGTGGAACG atctgTCCAATGTGCAGTTCAGTAGTTAAATCAttctttgttaattataatgagaAAACAGTAATATGTGAAAACCTTGATTGTGCATATCCTTTTATGATGGACATGATATATGTGAAAGAGGATAATGAGCTAGCTACCAGTGAAGAAGTAGCAAGTTATAGAAGCAGACCGAGTGGCTGGTCACAAGGAACTGTCTCCATAATGTCTGCCGCAGAATGGTCAGACATAGATAAGTTGAATCAGACATTTGAAGCTGATGAAAATTTCCTTTCACAACACAATCCTAAGAAACTGTCACATGCAGACAATGCTGCTCTAGAAAACAGAgtcaaaatcaaagaaaatgAAGAACAAATCAGAGAAAATGTGGAGAAAATTAAACAGTTGAACAAAAGACTGTTTGGGGGCAACAATGACCATGATTGTATAAGGAATGAGAAGTGGATAAAGAACTTCTATAGAATACAAGAGACAAAAGGTGTGCAGTTGTTGAAACAACAGGAGTTAGCTAAATTGAAATTGGATGAGGAGGAAGCCAGTAGGGAAGTTCAAATCCATATTGACCCTGGAACATCTATACATATTGAGATAAAGgataaaaatgataacaatgAACCGATGGAGGTTGATGGGAATAATACTTCAGAGGTGTCAACATGA
- the LOC113505839 gene encoding uncharacterized protein LOC113505839 isoform X1, whose translation MDDNLIIIVSVFSCAWAFLLLIALVLWGQVKSLQKKVAEMQSSGRMRIQKLKLSPENQHAFHNPALLPDEELSRRGYSMYMGQDDVESGRHERQTGGQFVEKPAVGQFAEQTTNFTERPQNGHLPERPMNSNSDRSTGNFSERQNNGNFQERPSNGTYGDRPASGHFVDELTRELDNRQQRGNNPPPFLLQSIQESRRKTRSLNTPVTNGRQSDTNPNFMY comes from the exons GACGATAACCTTATAATAATAGTGAGCGTGTTCTCATGCGCGTGGGCGTTCCTGCTGCTCATAGCGCTGGTGCTGTGGGGACAGGTCAAGAGCCTGCAGAAGAAGGTCGCGGAGATGCAGTCCAGCGGCCGCATGAGGATACA GAAACTAAAGCTGAGCCCGGAGAACCAGCACGCTTTCCACAACCCGGCGCTGCTGCCGGACGAGGAGCTGTCCCGGCGAGGGTACTCCATGTACATGGGGCAGGACGACGTCGAGAGCGGCCGTCATGAGCG GCAGACGGGCGGGCAGTTCGTAGAGAAACCAGCTGTCGGACAGTTCGCAGAGCAGACCACAAACTTTACGGAGAGACCACAGAACGGACACCTACCAGAACGACCCATGAACAGTAACTCCGATAGATCTACTGGGAACTTCTCGGAAAGACAAAACAATGGGAACTTCCAAGAAAGACCATCGAATGGGACTTATGGGGATAGGCCAGCTAGTGGGCACTTCGTAGATGAGCTGACGCGCGAACTGGATAATAGACAGCAGCGGGGTAACAACCCTCCACCCTTCCTGCTGCAGAGCATCCAGGAGAGCAGGCGAAAGACCAGGAGCCTCAACACCCCCGTCACCAACGGCAGGCAGAGCGATACCAATCCCAACTTTATGTACTAA
- the LOC113505880 gene encoding uncharacterized protein LOC113505880 isoform X2 — protein MVFVERFLHVCLTTGYSITTAKYVCVICPMCSSVVKSFFVNYNEKTVICENLDCAYPFMMDMIYVKEDNELATSEEVASYRSRPSGWSQGTVSIMSAAEWSDIDKLNQTFEADENFLSQHNPKKLSHADNAALENRVKIKENEEQIRENVEKIKQLNKRLFGGNNDHDCIRNEKWIKNFYRIQETKGVQLLKQQELAKLKLDEEEASREVQIHIDPGTSIHIEIKDKNDNNEPMEVDGNNTSEVST, from the exons ATGGTTTTTGTGGAACG attCCTTCATGTATGCCTGACCACCGGCTACTCGATAACTACTGCAAAGTACGTCTGTGTG atctgTCCAATGTGCAGTTCAGTAGTTAAATCAttctttgttaattataatgagaAAACAGTAATATGTGAAAACCTTGATTGTGCATATCCTTTTATGATGGACATGATATATGTGAAAGAGGATAATGAGCTAGCTACCAGTGAAGAAGTAGCAAGTTATAGAAGCAGACCGAGTGGCTGGTCACAAGGAACTGTCTCCATAATGTCTGCCGCAGAATGGTCAGACATAGATAAGTTGAATCAGACATTTGAAGCTGATGAAAATTTCCTTTCACAACACAATCCTAAGAAACTGTCACATGCAGACAATGCTGCTCTAGAAAACAGAgtcaaaatcaaagaaaatgAAGAACAAATCAGAGAAAATGTGGAGAAAATTAAACAGTTGAACAAAAGACTGTTTGGGGGCAACAATGACCATGATTGTATAAGGAATGAGAAGTGGATAAAGAACTTCTATAGAATACAAGAGACAAAAGGTGTGCAGTTGTTGAAACAACAGGAGTTAGCTAAATTGAAATTGGATGAGGAGGAAGCCAGTAGGGAAGTTCAAATCCATATTGACCCTGGAACATCTATACATATTGAGATAAAGgataaaaatgataacaatgAACCGATGGAGGTTGATGGGAATAATACTTCAGAGGTGTCAACATGA
- the LOC113505839 gene encoding uncharacterized protein LOC113505839 isoform X2, which produces MDDNLIIIVSVFSCAWAFLLLIALVLWGQVKSLQKKVAEMQSSGRMRIQKLKLSPENQHAFHNPALLPDEELSRRGYSMYMGQDDVESGRHERQTGGQFVEKPAVGQFAEQTTNFTERPQNGHLPERPMNSNSDRSTGNFSERQNNGNFQERPSNGTYGDRPASGHFVDELTRELDNRQQRGNNPPPFLLQSIQESRRKTRSLNTPVTNGRQSDTNPNFMY; this is translated from the exons ATG GACGATAACCTTATAATAATAGTGAGCGTGTTCTCATGCGCGTGGGCGTTCCTGCTGCTCATAGCGCTGGTGCTGTGGGGACAGGTCAAGAGCCTGCAGAAGAAGGTCGCGGAGATGCAGTCCAGCGGCCGCATGAGGATACA GAAACTAAAGCTGAGCCCGGAGAACCAGCACGCTTTCCACAACCCGGCGCTGCTGCCGGACGAGGAGCTGTCCCGGCGAGGGTACTCCATGTACATGGGGCAGGACGACGTCGAGAGCGGCCGTCATGAGCG GCAGACGGGCGGGCAGTTCGTAGAGAAACCAGCTGTCGGACAGTTCGCAGAGCAGACCACAAACTTTACGGAGAGACCACAGAACGGACACCTACCAGAACGACCCATGAACAGTAACTCCGATAGATCTACTGGGAACTTCTCGGAAAGACAAAACAATGGGAACTTCCAAGAAAGACCATCGAATGGGACTTATGGGGATAGGCCAGCTAGTGGGCACTTCGTAGATGAGCTGACGCGCGAACTGGATAATAGACAGCAGCGGGGTAACAACCCTCCACCCTTCCTGCTGCAGAGCATCCAGGAGAGCAGGCGAAAGACCAGGAGCCTCAACACCCCCGTCACCAACGGCAGGCAGAGCGATACCAATCCCAACTTTATGTACTAA
- the LOC113505838 gene encoding uncharacterized protein LOC113505838, with the protein MNWIPATCVLCVVFINGGGGVTKTSGIEQFWTDDYKVFEQIYGRTSDRDIYGDTLPSSIVIGTEPKKEASQKNERYLLNLDQESEEIDPYNYADRYNSLLSQQSLKLLSKKKPATSTINFVSYKDFKPISQANDPETYEYLKHLEELNREEKYGHPQIGGFKPYMSYVGRHPEESEAYKSIQDILEAHEANKESHKDEDDNMKYLTYPKSKKKKPTRVHDSKPRCVYGRCRKRGANSYRARSRPYVRGLKTVFVV; encoded by the exons ATGAATTGGATCCCAGCGACGTGCGTCTTATGCGTTGTTTTTATCAACGGTGGCGGTGGAGTTACTAAAACTTCAG GTATCGAGCAATTCTGGACAGACGACTACAAAGTTTTTGAACAGATCTACGGCAGGACTTCTGACAGAGACATATACGGAGACACACTTCCATCCAGCATAGTCATAGGAACCGAGCCGAAGAAGGAAGCTTCTCAAAAGAACGAAAGATACCTATTAAACCTCGACCAGGAGTCGGAAGAAATTGATCCTTACAACTACGCTGATAGATACAACAGCTTGCTAAGCCAACAGTCTCTTAAACTCCTCAGCAAAAAGAAACCAGCCACTTCAACCATTAACTTCGTCAGTTACAAAGACTTCAAACCAATAAGCCAAGCTAACGACCCTGAAACATACGAGTACCTCAAACACTTGGAAGAACTGAATAGGGAAGAGAAGTATGGACATCCACAGATAGGAGGGTTCAAACCTTACATGAGTTACGTAGGACGACACCCCGAGGAATCTGAAGCTTACAAAAGCATTCAGGATATCTTAGAGGCTCATGAGGCGAATAAGGAAAGTCACAAAGATGAAGATGATAATATGAAGTATCTGACGTATCCGAAATCTAAGAAGAAAAAGCCAACGAGAGTTCATGACTCGAAACCCAGATGTGTGTACGGCAGGTGTAGGAAACGAGGAGCGAATTCGTATCGTGCTAGAAGTAGGCCCTATGTGAGGGGATTGAAAACAGTATTCGTAGTTTAA
- the LOC113505880 gene encoding uncharacterized protein LOC113505880 isoform X1: MENEEGNGFCGTIPSCMPDHRLLDNYCKICPMCSSVVKSFFVNYNEKTVICENLDCAYPFMMDMIYVKEDNELATSEEVASYRSRPSGWSQGTVSIMSAAEWSDIDKLNQTFEADENFLSQHNPKKLSHADNAALENRVKIKENEEQIRENVEKIKQLNKRLFGGNNDHDCIRNEKWIKNFYRIQETKGVQLLKQQELAKLKLDEEEASREVQIHIDPGTSIHIEIKDKNDNNEPMEVDGNNTSEVST, translated from the exons ATGGAGAACGAGGAAGGTAATGGTTTTTGTGGAACG attCCTTCATGTATGCCTGACCACCGGCTACTCGATAACTACTGCAAA atctgTCCAATGTGCAGTTCAGTAGTTAAATCAttctttgttaattataatgagaAAACAGTAATATGTGAAAACCTTGATTGTGCATATCCTTTTATGATGGACATGATATATGTGAAAGAGGATAATGAGCTAGCTACCAGTGAAGAAGTAGCAAGTTATAGAAGCAGACCGAGTGGCTGGTCACAAGGAACTGTCTCCATAATGTCTGCCGCAGAATGGTCAGACATAGATAAGTTGAATCAGACATTTGAAGCTGATGAAAATTTCCTTTCACAACACAATCCTAAGAAACTGTCACATGCAGACAATGCTGCTCTAGAAAACAGAgtcaaaatcaaagaaaatgAAGAACAAATCAGAGAAAATGTGGAGAAAATTAAACAGTTGAACAAAAGACTGTTTGGGGGCAACAATGACCATGATTGTATAAGGAATGAGAAGTGGATAAAGAACTTCTATAGAATACAAGAGACAAAAGGTGTGCAGTTGTTGAAACAACAGGAGTTAGCTAAATTGAAATTGGATGAGGAGGAAGCCAGTAGGGAAGTTCAAATCCATATTGACCCTGGAACATCTATACATATTGAGATAAAGgataaaaatgataacaatgAACCGATGGAGGTTGATGGGAATAATACTTCAGAGGTGTCAACATGA